From the genome of Pseudonocardia sp. EC080619-01:
GCCCGGCGTAGGCGACCTGCTCGGCGCCGTCCGGGGCGACGACGGTGCCGAGCCGGTCGACGCGCAGCGGGTTGAGCGTGCCGTCGGCGGGATGCGGGACGCCCTCGGCGACGTAGGCGGGCCACTGTGCGGCGCACCCGCCGGTGCAGGGCCCGCCGCCGGGCACCCGGGCGTAGAGCACCCGGCCCGCGCCGTCGGTGAGGACCGCACCCGCCTCGGTGGTGGCGACCGCGACGGTCGTGTCGGCGCCGGTGAGGGTGAAGGCCTGCTCGCCGGTGCGCGGGGCGGTCGAGGAGCATCCGGCGAGTGTCAGGACGGCGGCCGCGGCGAGCAGCGCGGCACGGGATCCGGTACGGCGGTGGCGGGGGACGGGCACGGGGGTCCTCTCGGGAGCGGTGGTGCGCTCAGCGGGTGAGCAGCAGGAACAGGCAGTACGAGGTGACGACCGCGATCAGCAGCAGCGCCGGCGCCACCGTGCGGGGATCCAGCTCGATCGTCCGGGACCGCTTCCGGCCGCCGTCCAGCTCGGCCCGGGTGGCGTCCGGGTCGGGGGGCCCGAGCAGGTCGGACAGCCGGAACCGCCGGTCGAACTCGTCGGCGTCGTGCACCCCGCGCAGCAGCTCCGACGGCGGCCCGGCGGCCACGATCCGCCCGTGGCACAGGATCGCGACGGTGTCGGCCAGCGCGCGGGCCAGCTCGACGTTGTGCGTGGTGACCAGGACGGTGGCCCCGGACCGTTCGTGCTGCTCGCGGACCGCGGCGACGACGGTGGCGGCGTACGTGGCGTCCAGCCCGGTCTCCAGCTCGTCGAGCACCAGGACCGGCGCCCCGACGGCGAGGGTGCGGGCGATCGCGAGCCGCTTGCGGCCGTGCGCCGGCAGCTCGCCGGGCAGCGCGTCGGCCCGGTCGTGCAGCCCCATCTCGCGGAGCCGGTGCATCGCGATCCGTTCGACGCGGCCGGGGTCCAGGCCGCGGCCGTCGAGCGCGTACGTGACGTTCTCGTAGGCGCTCAGCGATCCGAACAGGCTCGACTCGAACACCGACGACCCGCCGAAGAGGACGCTCATGCCGCGGCGGATCCGGCGCAGCTCGGCCTCGCCCGCCGTCCAGACGTCGGCGCCCGCCACCGTCACGGTGCCGCGGCCCGGCGCGACCAGCCCGGCCAGGTGCCGGACCAGGGTCGTCTTCCCGGCCCCGGACGGTCCCATCACGACGGTCACCGTGCCGGGGTCGAGGCTCAGGCCGAGCCGGAACAGCACGGGGGTCTCGTCGAGCATCGTCGTGACGTCCCGGAACTCGACGGCGGGGCCGGCGGGATCCGGACGTCGGCCCGGCAACGGCGCGCCCGGCCGGTGCGCGTCCGGCATGGGAACAGTGGACCGCCGCGGGCCGGGGGCGCACGTCTCCCGGGGGTGGTGGTTCCGCCCCCCGTAGTGGGTGTCTCCGGGCCGGAGGGGTCGGCCCCGGCGCGCGGCCGTCCTACTCTGCGCGCCATGACCGAGACGCGGGAGCCCGTGCCGTCGACGATGCCGTGGGCGCTGGTGGTCTCGGCGTCGGCGTGGATGCTGACGGCGGTGCTGCTGCTGGTGGCGTGGGCCGGCCTCCGGCCGGACCCCACGGTCGACGAGGAGACCGCGAGCATCCTCGGCGGCGACCTCGGGACCGACGCCGCCGGGATCGGCTCCGCCGCGCCGTTCCCGCCGTTCCTGCTGGTCGTCGTGGCCGCCCTGCTGGCGGTCGCCGGTGCCGCCCTGGCGCTGCGGTACCGCGCGGCCCGTCACCCGGCGGTGGTCCTCGCCGTTGTCTCGGTGGTGCTGCTCGCGGTCGCGGCCCGCTGGGAGACCGTCCCGGCGATGCTCCTGCTGGTGGTGGGGACGATCCCGCTGCTGCTGCCGTCGGCCGTGCGGCAGATGCGCTGAGGAGGCACGTCATGACGGTCCCGGGATTCGACTGGTTCTCCGACCGGGTGGACTGGGTCAGCCTCGTCCGCGGCTCCTCGCTGGCGTTCAGCGTGCTCGTGATCGGCGGCCTCGCCGCGCCGCTGGGCTCGCGGGTCCCGGTGATCGGTCCGGCGTGGCTGATCGTCACCGCGATCTGCGCGTTCGTACTGGCCGGCTACCGGAT
Proteins encoded in this window:
- a CDS encoding ABC transporter ATP-binding protein gives rise to the protein MPDAHRPGAPLPGRRPDPAGPAVEFRDVTTMLDETPVLFRLGLSLDPGTVTVVMGPSGAGKTTLVRHLAGLVAPGRGTVTVAGADVWTAGEAELRRIRRGMSVLFGGSSVFESSLFGSLSAYENVTYALDGRGLDPGRVERIAMHRLREMGLHDRADALPGELPAHGRKRLAIARTLAVGAPVLVLDELETGLDATYAATVVAAVREQHERSGATVLVTTHNVELARALADTVAILCHGRIVAAGPPSELLRGVHDADEFDRRFRLSDLLGPPDPDATRAELDGGRKRSRTIELDPRTVAPALLLIAVVTSYCLFLLLTR